The sequence CCCGTGGACGGTTGCGGCCAACGTCGGCACCAACGTCTGCCTGCGCCGCGTCGACCCGCGCCTGATTTTCGAGCTGATCAAGCAGCACAAGGTCAGCCACTACTGCGGCGCGCCCATCGTGCACACCATGCTGATCAACGCGCCGGCGGAGTGCAAACAGGGCATCGAGCACCCGGTCAACTGCCTGGTGGCCGGCGCCGCGCCGCCGTCGGCGGTGATCGAGGGCATGGAGAAGCTCGGCTTCAACATCACCCACGTCTACGGCCTGACCGAAACCTACGGCCCGGCCGCGGTCTGCGCCAAGCAGCCGGCGTGGCAGGCGCTGGACCTGTCCAGCCGCACCGAACGCAACGGCCGCCAGGGCGTGCGCTACACCATGCAGCACGGCATGACGGTGCTGGATCCGGAGACGATGCAGGAAGTGCCGCACGACGGCGAGACCATGGGCGAAATCATGTTCCGCGGCAATCTGGTGATGAAGGGCTACCTGAAGAACGAGGCCGCCACCGCCGAGGCGCTGGCCGGCGACTGGTTCCACACCGGCGACCTGGCGGTGATCCAGCCCGACGGCTACGTCAAGATCAAGGACCGCTCCAAGGACGTGATCATCTCCGGCGGCGAGAACATCTCGTCGCTGGAAGTGGAGGACGTGCTGTGCCGCTTCCCGGACGTGATCGCGGCGGCGGTGGTGGCACTGCCGGACCCGAAATGGGGCGAGGTGCCGTGCGCCTTCATCGAGCTGCGCGAAGGCGTCAGCGGCGACGAGGCGGCGGTGATCGAACACTGCCGCGCCCACCTCGCCCGCTTCAAGGTGCCCAAGCGCATCATCTTCGGCCCGATCGCGCGCACCTCGACCGGCAAGATCCAGAAATTCCTGCTGCGACAGCAGACGCGTGCCAGCTCGGCCATCGAGTAAGGCGCAAGGTTGGCCGCAACGCTGCGGCCAACCTTGTCGCGGCTACCCGCGCCGACCGGTCGTGGCGGCAATACCGATCAGCCATAAAAAGCCAACGCCGCGTCCCCACTGTGGGGTGCGGCGTTGTTGCCGGAACGGGTGCCCAGCTGTGCCGGCAACGCCAGACGCGTGACCGAGCATGACCAGGTCAAGGGCCGCCGCTAGCGCGCCTTGCGGAAAGTGAGATTGATGCGCTGCGCCCCCAGCAGCGGATGGCTGCCCGGCTGCAGCGGCAGCACGCCGTGGTAGCGCAGGCGCGCCGGTCCGCCCCACACCACCACGTCGCCGTGCGCCAGCGACACCCGTTGCGCACGCTCGCTGCGCTGCATGCCGCCAAACAGAAACACCACCGGCAGCCCCAGCGATACCGACACGATGGGCTGGCTGAAGTCGCGCTCGTCGCGGTCCTGATGCAGCGCCATGCGCGCGCCCGGCTGATAGCAGTTGATCAGGCAGGCATCCGGTTCAAAACCGGCAAAACCGGCCGCCGCCGCCGCGCTGGCGGCCAAGCGCAACCAGTCCGCCGGCAGCGGCGGCCATGGCTCGCCGCTGGCCGGGTCCTGCGCCGCGTAGCGGTAGCCGCGGCGATCGCTGACCCAGCCGTAGTCGCCGCAACTGCTCATCGCCACCGACATCGGCTGGCCGCCCGGGGTGAGCATGTGGCGCAACGGCGCCTGCGCCAGCAAGGATGGCAAGGCCTGCAGTAGCGCCGCCGCGTACGGCAGCGCAAAGCCGCGCAGCACCAGCGCACCGTCGCCGAGCGACTCCTGCCACTGTGGCGGCTGGTCGGCAAACAGGTCGGCCGTCATCGTCCGCGTACCCGTTTGAACACCGCAGCCGTCATCGCCGCGCCTTGATCGCCAGAGCTCACGGTTTGGCCTCGCGCGCCAGCAGTGCCTGTTTGCGCGCCACGCCCCAGCGGTAGCCGGACAGGCTGCCGTCGGTGCGCACCACGCGGTGACAGGGAATGGCCACCGCCAGCACGTTGGCCGCACAGGCGCCGGCCACCGCGCGCACCGCCTGCGGCGCGCCGATACGCCGGGCGATGTCGCGGTAACTGGCGGTCTCGCCGGGCGGAATCTCGCGCAAAGCCTGCCACACCCGCTGCTGGAAGGCGGTGCCGCGCACGTCCAGCGGCAGGTCCAGCCCCAGCGCCGGCGCCTCGACAAAGCCGACCACCGTCGCCACCAGTTGCTCGAAGGCGGCGTCACCGCCGATCAGCTCGGCACGCGGGAAGCGGTCCTGCAGCTCGTGCAGCAGCGCCTCGGCGTCATCCCCCAGCGAAATCGCGCACACGCCGCGTTCGCTCTGCGCCACCAGGATCGCGCCCAGCGTGCACTGGCCGACGGCGAAGCGGATCACCGTGCGCGCGCCGCCGGCGCGGTAGTCGCCGGGCGTCATGCCCAGCACCGCGTCGGCCTGCGCGTAGAAGCGGCTGTTGGCGTTGAAACCGGCGTCGAAAATCGCCGCCGTCACCGTGTCATGCTGCTTCAGTCCGTTGCGCACGCGCTCGGCGCGACGCGCGGCGGCGTAGGCCTTCGGTGTCAGCCCGGTGTGCTGCTTGAACAGGCGATGGAAGTGGTAGCGGCTGAGGCCGACCGCTGCGGCCAACGTTGCCAGGTCCGGCAGCGTGTCCGCGTCGTCGATCAGGCGGCAGGCGACGGTGACCTTCTGCGCGTGCTGCTGCGCCAGCGACGGCTGGTCCGGCTTGCAGCGCCGGCAGGGGCGAAAGCCGGCACGTTCGGCGTCGGCGCAGCTGGCATGAAAGCACACGTTCTCCGGCCGCGCCTGCCGCGCCGCACACGACGGCCGGCAGTAGACGCCGGTGCTCTGCACCGAGTAATAGAAGCGGCCGTCGGCGCGCGCATCGCGTGCCAGCACCGCCGCCCAGCGCGGGTCGCTTTCCGTTGCCGCCGCCAGGGCGCGGCGTTTTGCTGTCGCGTTCATGGTCATGTCCTTTTGCACTCGTCAGCCACTGTATGAGCCTACTGTAGCCAACGCGGCGGCGCCCGGCACCCCGCCGCTTGCTGCCGAATTCGCCTATTTTGCGACAGTGGCCGCCATTGCAACAAGCCGGCGCAAGAAACAGGATGCGGTCGGCGCGGCGCAGGGGTAGCGTGCCCTGTCTGCCATCCTCTGCCCTGCTAGCCATGTCTACCCTGCCGCACGCCCCCTACTATGGCCCCTACCACGCCGCCAGCCGGCATCTGGCCGCCATCGATGCCGACTGGGCGCGACTGGTGGCCGAGGTCGGCCACTGCCGGCTGCAGCCCAAGCCGGCGCGCGAACCGTACGAGGCGCTGGTGCGCGCCGTCGCCTACCAGCAACTGCACGTGCGCGCCGGCGATGCCATGCTGGCTCGGCTGCTGGCCTGCCAGCCGCAGCCAGCGTTCCCGACACCGGCGCAACTACTGGCGCTGGACAGCGGACAGTTGCGCGGCTGCGGCTTTTCCGGGCGCAAGAGTGACACCATCCACGCCATCGCCGCCGCCACGCTGAACGGCCGCGTGCCGTCACGGCAGGAGGCCGCGCGGCTGAGCGATGCCGCACTGATCGAACGGCTGGTGACCTTGCCGGGCATCGGCCGCTGGACGGTGGAAATGCTGCTGCTCTACACCCTGGCACGGCCGGACATCCTGCCGGTCGATGACTTCGGCGTGCGCGAGGGCTACCGCTTCCTGAAAGCCCTGCCGGCGCTGCCCGGCCGCCGCGAGCTGCTGGCCGCCACTGCCGCCTGCAGCCCCTACCGCAGCGTCGCGACCTGGTATCTGTGGCAGGTGCCGAGCCTCGCCGACTACCAGCCGCGACCGGGCAAGCGCCGCGCACAGGTCGGCAGCGAAGGCTGAACTTGCCGGCGACCACGCCCAAGGTTGGCCGCACATAAAAAAACCGCCTGCCCGGCAAGCCGGACAGGCGGTTTGTTCATGCGCTAGCGTACGGGCTTAGGCGCCGGTTTTCAGGCCGAAGGCAGCGTCGCCGCTGGCCGGAGCCGCCGCCGGATTGTCCAGCAGCGCCTTGATCGACAGACGCACGCGACCGCGGTCATCCATCTCGATCGCTTTCACTTTCACGATCTGGCCTTCCTGCAGGTAGTCGGCCACGTTCTTGATGCGCTCGTGCGCGATCTGCGAAATGTGTACCAGACCATCCTTGCCCGGCATGATCGAGACGATAGCACCGACGTTGTTGTCGAGGATCTTCACAACCGGACCTTCGTAGACCTTGCCCACTTCCACTTCGGCAGTGATCTCTTCGATGCGCTTCTTGGCCGCTTCCGCGCTTTCGGTCGAAACCGAAGCGATGGTGATGGTGCCGTCTTCGCCGATATTGATCTCGCAACCGGTGTCCTTGGTGATGGCGCGGATGGTTTCGCCGCCCTTGCCGATCACTTCACGGATTTTCTCCGGGTTGATCTTCATCACGTACAGGCGTGGCGCGTGGGTCGACAGCTCTTGCGGGCCTTCGATCGCCTCTTTCATGTGACCGAGGATGTGGATACGACCTTCCTTGGCCTGCTCCAGCGCGATCTGCATGATGTCCTTGGTGATGCCCTGGATCTTGATGTCCATCTGCAGCGCGGTGATACCGGCAGCGGTACCGGCAACCTTGAAGTCCATGTCGCCGAGGTGGTCTTCGTCACCCAGGATGTCGGTCAGCACCGCGAAGCGGTTGCCTTCCAGGATCAGGCCCATGGCGATGCCGGCCACGTGCGCCTTCAGCGGCACACCGGCGGACAGCAGCGACAGGCAGCCGCCACATACCGATGCCATCGACGAGGAGCCGTTGGATTCGGTGATTTCCGACACGATACGCATGGTGTAGCCGAAGTCGGCTTCCGATGGCAGTACCTGCGCCAGTGCACGCTTGGCCAGACGGCCGTGACCGATTTCACGACGCTTCGGCGGGCCCATGCGGCCGGCTTCACCGGTGGAGTACGGCGGGAAGTTGTAGTGCAGCATGAAGCGGTCGGTGTATTCACCGGCCAGCGCGTCGATGATCTGCTCGTCACGCTTGGTGCCCAGCGTGGTGGTCACGATGGCCTGGGTTTCGCCACGGGTGAACAGCGCGGAACCGTGTACGCGCGGCAGCACGCCGGTGCGGATGGCGATCGGACGCACGGTGCGGGTGTCGCGACCGTCGATACGCGGTTCGCCGGCCAGGATCTGGCCACGCACGATTTCGGCTTCCAGCGACTTGAAGATGCCCTTGATCTCGTTGGCCAGCAGGGTGTCGGTGTCTTCGTTGATCAGTACGCTCTTCACTGCGGACCAGGCGGCACCCAGTGCTTCGGAACGGGCGCCCTTCTGGCGGATGCGGAAGGCGTTGGCGATCATTTCGCCGGAGATGTCGCGGATCTTACCGATCAGCTCTTCGTTCTGGGCCGGTGCGGTCCAGTCCCACATCACCGGGTTCACTTCGTCAGCGAATTCGTTGATGGCGTTGATCGCGGCTTGCAGCTGCTCGTGGCCGAACACCACGCCGCCGAGCATGATCGCTTCGGACAGTTCCTTGGCTTCGGATTCCACCATCAGTACGGCACGCTGGGTACCGGCCACCACCAGATCCATGTCCGAAGTCAGCAGCTCGGTAGCGGTCGGGTTGAGGATGTATTCGCCATTGGCGTAACCAACGCGGGCGGCGCCGATCGGGCCGTTGAACGGCAGACCGGAGATCGCCAGTGCAGCGGAGGCACCGATCATTGCCGGGATGTCGGAATCCACTTCCGGGTTCAGCGACATCACGGTGGCCACGATCTGCACGTCGTGGTAGAAGCCTTCCGGGAACAGCGGACGGATCGGACGGTCGATCAGGCGGCAGGTCAGGATTTCTTTTTCGGACTGCTTGCCTTCACGCTTGAAGAAGCCGCCCGGGATCTTGCCGGCAGCGTAGGTACGCTCCAGGTAGTCCACGGTCAGCGGGAAGAAGTCCTGGCCCGGCTTGACGTTCTTGGAGCCGACAACCGATACCAGCACCACGGTATCTTCAACAGTAACGACTACGGCACCGGATGCCTGACGGGCAACTTCGCCGGTTTCCAGGGTCACGGTGTGACGACCGTACTGGAACGATTTGGTAACTTTATTAAACACGTGAGGTTTCCTTTGATTTAAGGAATAGAACTTGCAACGGGAACCCCTAGCAATCAACACCGTAACCGATACCGATTCCTAGAGGCTCCCCCCGTTGACTCAATAAGATACTGCAGAAACGAAAAAGTCGCAGACAGGCTGCGACTTTTTCGAATTTAAACCGATTACTTACGCAGACCCAGACGAGCGATCAGAGCGCGGTAGCCAGCGACGTCAGTGCGCTTGAGGTAGTCAAGCAGACGACGACGGGAGCTAACCAGTTTCAGCAGGCCGCGACGGCTGTGATGATCCTTGGTGTTCGCTTTGAAGTGCGGGGTCAGATCGTTGATACGAGCGGTCAGCAGCGCTACCTGAACTTCGGTAGAACCGGTGTCGCCTTCCTGGCGCTGGTAGTCTTTAACGATCTGTGCTTTTTGAGCGGCGGTCATTGCCATAATAATAAACTCCGATATCGGTTTAGGGTGTTGCCACCCGACAAGTGTAGCGAGCCGAAACCCATCCACACTTCACTATTCGGTTGCCGGAGCAACCATTACCCGCACCGGTTGAAGCAAGCCATCTTCGCTTGCATCCGCCAGTCCGAGAAACTCCCGTGTCTGCGCTTGGTAAACACGAAAGCGCTGCATTGTCGCACAGTTTTTGGCACCGCGCACGGCCTGGCCGTGACAAAAACGGCGCGCGTCTTCTGCGGCCAACGTTTGTTCGGGGAAATGCGACACCAGGATATCGACCGGCAGCAGTAGGCCGTCGCGCGCCTCGCGCGGCAGGGCCTCGATGGCTTCCAGCGTGTGCGCGTCCTCCAGCCGGAAGCCACCGGTGGTGGTACGGCGCAGGCCGGTGAGGTGCGCGCCGCAACCAAGCCGCTCGCCCACATCCTGTGCCAGGGTACGGATATAGGTACCCTTGCTGCACAGCACCTCGATCACCGCGGTATCGACACCGTCAAACGACAGCAGCTCGATGCGATGGATGGTGACCTCGCGCCCGGCTCGCTCGATCTCGATGCCTTCGCGCGCATACTCGTACAGCGGCCGCCCCTGGAATTTCAGCGCCGAATACATCGGCGGCACCTGGGTAATCACACCGCAGAATGCGGCCAACGTTTGTTCCAGCGCCGTACGGTCAAACGTCACCGGCCGTTCGATGACCACCTCGCCCTCGATGTCACCGGTGGTGGTGACCTGGCCGAACTTGACGGTGGCGCGGTAGCCCTTGTCGGCATCCAGCAGATAGGACGAAAACTTGGTCGCCTCGCCAAAGCACACCGGCAGCAGGCCGGTCGCCAGCGGATCGAGCACGCCGGTATGGCCCGCCTTGGCGGCGCTATACAGCCAGCGCGCCTTCTGCAGGGCACCGTTGGAGCTGACGTCGTAAGGCTTGTCCAGCAGCAGCACGCCGTTGATCGGCAATTTCACCCGACGTGGTGCACTCATGCCTTGTCGCCAGCCTCATCATCCGCGTCGTCGATCGGCTCATCGCCTTCGGCTTCATCCGCCAC is a genomic window of Vogesella indigofera containing:
- a CDS encoding acyl-CoA synthetase yields the protein MSQASKPYQSGLCKTAANFTALSPLGFIERAASVYPEHIAVIHGSLQRNWRDTYSRSRRLASALQRHGVSAGDTVAVMLPNIPAMVECHFGVPMSGAVLNTLNTRLDPEAIAFMLQHGEARVLITDREFAFTIAPALALLQTPPLVIDVDDAEYDGPGERLGQMEYEEFIAGGDPEFACQLPADEWDAIALNYTSGTTGNPKGVVYHHRGAYLNAISNIVDWGMPHHAIYLWTLPMFHCNGWCFPWTVAANVGTNVCLRRVDPRLIFELIKQHKVSHYCGAPIVHTMLINAPAECKQGIEHPVNCLVAGAAPPSAVIEGMEKLGFNITHVYGLTETYGPAAVCAKQPAWQALDLSSRTERNGRQGVRYTMQHGMTVLDPETMQEVPHDGETMGEIMFRGNLVMKGYLKNEAATAEALAGDWFHTGDLAVIQPDGYVKIKDRSKDVIISGGENISSLEVEDVLCRFPDVIAAAVVALPDPKWGEVPCAFIELREGVSGDEAAVIEHCRAHLARFKVPKRIIFGPIARTSTGKIQKFLLRQQTRASSAIE
- the alkB gene encoding DNA oxidative demethylase AlkB, with the protein product MTADLFADQPPQWQESLGDGALVLRGFALPYAAALLQALPSLLAQAPLRHMLTPGGQPMSVAMSSCGDYGWVSDRRGYRYAAQDPASGEPWPPLPADWLRLAASAAAAAGFAGFEPDACLINCYQPGARMALHQDRDERDFSQPIVSVSLGLPVVFLFGGMQRSERAQRVSLAHGDVVVWGGPARLRYHGVLPLQPGSHPLLGAQRINLTFRKAR
- the ada gene encoding bifunctional DNA-binding transcriptional regulator/O6-methylguanine-DNA methyltransferase Ada encodes the protein MNATAKRRALAAATESDPRWAAVLARDARADGRFYYSVQSTGVYCRPSCAARQARPENVCFHASCADAERAGFRPCRRCKPDQPSLAQQHAQKVTVACRLIDDADTLPDLATLAAAVGLSRYHFHRLFKQHTGLTPKAYAAARRAERVRNGLKQHDTVTAAIFDAGFNANSRFYAQADAVLGMTPGDYRAGGARTVIRFAVGQCTLGAILVAQSERGVCAISLGDDAEALLHELQDRFPRAELIGGDAAFEQLVATVVGFVEAPALGLDLPLDVRGTAFQQRVWQALREIPPGETASYRDIARRIGAPQAVRAVAGACAANVLAVAIPCHRVVRTDGSLSGYRWGVARKQALLAREAKP
- a CDS encoding DNA-3-methyladenine glycosylase family protein, with translation MSTLPHAPYYGPYHAASRHLAAIDADWARLVAEVGHCRLQPKPAREPYEALVRAVAYQQLHVRAGDAMLARLLACQPQPAFPTPAQLLALDSGQLRGCGFSGRKSDTIHAIAAATLNGRVPSRQEAARLSDAALIERLVTLPGIGRWTVEMLLLYTLARPDILPVDDFGVREGYRFLKALPALPGRRELLAATAACSPYRSVATWYLWQVPSLADYQPRPGKRRAQVGSEG
- the pnp gene encoding polyribonucleotide nucleotidyltransferase — its product is MFNKVTKSFQYGRHTVTLETGEVARQASGAVVVTVEDTVVLVSVVGSKNVKPGQDFFPLTVDYLERTYAAGKIPGGFFKREGKQSEKEILTCRLIDRPIRPLFPEGFYHDVQIVATVMSLNPEVDSDIPAMIGASAALAISGLPFNGPIGAARVGYANGEYILNPTATELLTSDMDLVVAGTQRAVLMVESEAKELSEAIMLGGVVFGHEQLQAAINAINEFADEVNPVMWDWTAPAQNEELIGKIRDISGEMIANAFRIRQKGARSEALGAAWSAVKSVLINEDTDTLLANEIKGIFKSLEAEIVRGQILAGEPRIDGRDTRTVRPIAIRTGVLPRVHGSALFTRGETQAIVTTTLGTKRDEQIIDALAGEYTDRFMLHYNFPPYSTGEAGRMGPPKRREIGHGRLAKRALAQVLPSEADFGYTMRIVSEITESNGSSSMASVCGGCLSLLSAGVPLKAHVAGIAMGLILEGNRFAVLTDILGDEDHLGDMDFKVAGTAAGITALQMDIKIQGITKDIMQIALEQAKEGRIHILGHMKEAIEGPQELSTHAPRLYVMKINPEKIREVIGKGGETIRAITKDTGCEINIGEDGTITIASVSTESAEAAKKRIEEITAEVEVGKVYEGPVVKILDNNVGAIVSIMPGKDGLVHISQIAHERIKNVADYLQEGQIVKVKAIEMDDRGRVRLSIKALLDNPAAAPASGDAAFGLKTGA
- the rpsO gene encoding 30S ribosomal protein S15; protein product: MAMTAAQKAQIVKDYQRQEGDTGSTEVQVALLTARINDLTPHFKANTKDHHSRRGLLKLVSSRRRLLDYLKRTDVAGYRALIARLGLRK
- the truB gene encoding tRNA pseudouridine(55) synthase TruB encodes the protein MSAPRRVKLPINGVLLLDKPYDVSSNGALQKARWLYSAAKAGHTGVLDPLATGLLPVCFGEATKFSSYLLDADKGYRATVKFGQVTTTGDIEGEVVIERPVTFDRTALEQTLAAFCGVITQVPPMYSALKFQGRPLYEYAREGIEIERAGREVTIHRIELLSFDGVDTAVIEVLCSKGTYIRTLAQDVGERLGCGAHLTGLRRTTTGGFRLEDAHTLEAIEALPREARDGLLLPVDILVSHFPEQTLAAEDARRFCHGQAVRGAKNCATMQRFRVYQAQTREFLGLADASEDGLLQPVRVMVAPATE